One Candidatus Nanosynbacter featherlites genomic region harbors:
- a CDS encoding YbaB/EbfC family nucleoid-associated protein, which translates to MAFDQVKMLQQLRKAQKQLGKEIIEVEAGDGAVIVQITGELKIKSVKINPDMVDLDNIEQLEHWIQIAVRDGLAKAQEVAAETMKPLMGGLGNLGI; encoded by the coding sequence ATGGCTTTTGATCAGGTGAAAATGCTGCAACAGCTACGTAAAGCACAAAAACAACTCGGTAAAGAAATCATTGAAGTAGAGGCTGGTGATGGCGCGGTCATCGTTCAGATCACTGGTGAATTAAAAATCAAATCAGTCAAGATCAACCCTGACATGGTAGATTTGGACAATATTGAGCAGCTTGAGCACTGGATTCAAATTGCGGTGCGTGATGGCTTGGCAAAAGCTCAAGAAGTTGCTGCTGAAACGATGAAGCCACTGATGGGCGGCTTGGGCAATCTGGGCATCTAA
- the recR gene encoding recombination mediator RecR — MSAHILPKALITLIDEFGSLPGVGPRTAERYAYAALRREPGQSKRLAQALNELHQRVKTCPVTFALIDDGDDVSPLYTDSRRNRQLICVVEEPLDIMALERTGQFDGTYHVLGGAISPIDGIGPEQLHIPELIERIKNDSVTEIIIATNASVEGESTALFLQRYIQEAGLTLTVSRLARGIPVGVDLEYADQITLSHALEGRRTLS; from the coding sequence ATGAGTGCTCATATTTTACCAAAAGCGCTGATAACGTTGATTGATGAATTTGGTAGTCTGCCGGGAGTTGGTCCGCGAACTGCCGAACGCTACGCTTATGCTGCTTTGCGGCGCGAGCCAGGACAATCCAAAAGGTTAGCTCAAGCTCTAAATGAGTTGCATCAACGCGTCAAAACGTGTCCGGTAACCTTTGCGCTAATTGACGATGGCGATGACGTATCGCCGCTTTATACTGACAGCCGCCGCAATCGCCAGCTCATCTGCGTCGTCGAAGAACCGTTAGATATCATGGCACTGGAACGCACTGGCCAGTTTGATGGCACCTACCACGTACTGGGTGGAGCGATTTCACCAATCGACGGTATTGGACCAGAGCAGCTACACATTCCTGAGCTGATTGAGCGCATCAAGAACGACAGCGTCACCGAGATCATCATCGCCACTAACGCTTCAGTAGAAGGTGAATCGACCGCGCTGTTTCTGCAACGATATATCCAAGAAGCCGGGTTGACGCTGACTGTTTCGCGACTGGCTCGCGGCATCCCTGTGGGGGTCGACCTAGAATACGCTGATCAGATCACGTTGTCGCATGCGCTTGAAGGCCGACGCACCTTGTCTTAG
- a CDS encoding DUF3048 domain-containing protein, with protein sequence MEKPRIPQDKLINHSKFKAFTQWVHKHHLALALVVGAAVVAIIFIIAMYSVQSDSGSPFFAGSKKPKEKFYSALTGLEVADANAVKAPVAGVIVENSPNARPQSGLSKAGIVYEAVAEGGITRFFALYQGNKPAKIGPVRSLRLYYLQWSTPYKASIFHVGGSANALSTVRNGKYHDIDEFSNGNSYWRANDRRAPHNAYTSGEKIDQTNTAKGHTESVFTGFKRADGKPAETPNATQIAINFSGPLFNTNYTYNKESNTYARTLAGQPHNDAEAGQIAPNSIVALEVNVEHRPGSREGYEDVITVGTGKAYIFQNGVVAQATWKRDNENAELKLVDAAGKDIALNRGQTWIAAFTPGRGSIAWQ encoded by the coding sequence ATGGAAAAGCCTCGAATTCCTCAGGATAAACTCATCAATCACTCTAAATTCAAAGCGTTCACTCAGTGGGTCCACAAACACCATTTGGCACTGGCACTTGTCGTAGGCGCGGCGGTTGTTGCGATTATCTTCATCATCGCCATGTATTCCGTCCAATCAGACAGTGGTTCGCCATTTTTCGCTGGCAGCAAAAAGCCAAAAGAGAAGTTCTATTCGGCACTGACCGGTCTGGAGGTGGCTGATGCCAATGCGGTCAAAGCTCCCGTCGCTGGTGTAATTGTCGAAAACAGCCCTAACGCCCGACCACAGTCTGGACTATCAAAAGCCGGCATCGTTTACGAAGCTGTCGCTGAGGGTGGTATCACTCGTTTCTTCGCGTTGTACCAGGGAAATAAGCCAGCCAAAATTGGTCCAGTGCGCAGCTTGCGCCTGTACTATTTACAGTGGTCAACGCCGTACAAGGCCTCAATTTTCCATGTTGGCGGTAGCGCCAACGCCCTCAGCACAGTTCGTAACGGCAAATATCACGATATCGACGAGTTCAGCAATGGCAACTCATACTGGCGGGCCAATGATCGACGCGCGCCACACAATGCCTACACCTCAGGTGAGAAGATTGATCAAACCAACACTGCCAAAGGACACACTGAATCAGTATTCACTGGGTTCAAGCGTGCCGATGGCAAGCCTGCTGAAACACCAAATGCAACTCAGATTGCCATCAATTTCAGTGGTCCACTATTTAACACCAATTACACCTACAACAAAGAGTCTAATACCTACGCTCGCACACTAGCAGGGCAGCCACACAATGACGCCGAGGCTGGGCAGATTGCGCCAAACAGCATCGTGGCACTGGAGGTGAACGTCGAACATCGCCCAGGCAGCCGCGAAGGGTACGAGGATGTCATCACTGTTGGCACTGGCAAAGCGTATATTTTCCAAAATGGCGTCGTAGCTCAAGCCACCTGGAAGCGTGACAATGAAAACGCCGAATTGAAATTGGTCGACGCCGCCGGCAAAGACATCGCGTTGAACCGCGGCCAGACGTGGATCGCCGCCTTTACACCGGGGCGAGGAAGTATTGCATGGCAGTAA